Proteins encoded within one genomic window of Candidatus Palauibacter scopulicola:
- a CDS encoding xanthine dehydrogenase family protein subunit M: MAVIRDMMPAFELFQPTSVDEALDVLERHDNTWVLAGGLDSMDWFKDRIKRPDVVVELGSVSELTGIRASGDGLEIGAMTSLRDVAASEDVRSRFGLLADAAVEVATPQIRNQGTLGGNLIQDTRCWYYRGGWPCYRAGGNICYAGTPRSMNREHAVTGQSRCVAVNGADTAGALVALGAQMMVRSQGGERVYEAEDFFVGPEIDIERMTVLEPGDLLTHVRIPGDWADARFYWEKVRDRKSWDWALASVAAAIVESNGTIERARIALNGVAPTPVRLTDVEDLIQGMPANDDTGMAAGELATRGFKPLRHNDYKVPLARNLVRRAVRGDMA; encoded by the coding sequence ATGGCCGTGATTCGCGACATGATGCCCGCGTTCGAGCTCTTCCAGCCGACGAGCGTGGACGAGGCGCTGGACGTGCTCGAGCGCCACGACAACACCTGGGTTCTGGCCGGCGGCCTCGACTCGATGGACTGGTTCAAGGACCGCATCAAGCGGCCCGACGTCGTCGTCGAGCTGGGCTCCGTGAGCGAGCTGACCGGAATCCGCGCGAGCGGGGACGGGCTTGAGATCGGCGCCATGACTTCGCTGCGCGACGTGGCGGCGAGCGAGGACGTGCGGTCCCGCTTCGGACTCCTCGCCGACGCCGCCGTCGAGGTGGCGACGCCGCAGATCCGCAACCAGGGGACGCTGGGCGGCAACCTCATCCAGGACACGCGCTGCTGGTACTACCGTGGCGGGTGGCCGTGCTACCGCGCGGGCGGAAACATCTGCTACGCGGGGACGCCCCGCTCCATGAACCGCGAGCACGCCGTGACCGGACAGAGCCGCTGCGTGGCGGTGAACGGGGCCGACACGGCCGGGGCGCTGGTCGCGCTCGGCGCGCAGATGATGGTGCGGAGCCAAGGCGGCGAGCGCGTCTACGAGGCCGAGGACTTCTTCGTCGGCCCGGAGATCGACATCGAGCGTATGACCGTGCTGGAACCGGGAGATCTCCTGACGCACGTGCGCATCCCCGGCGACTGGGCGGACGCGCGCTTCTACTGGGAGAAGGTCCGCGACCGGAAGTCGTGGGACTGGGCGCTGGCCAGCGTGGCCGCCGCGATCGTCGAGTCGAACGGCACGATCGAGCGCGCCCGGATCGCGCTCAACGGCGTGGCCCCGACGCCGGTGCGGCTGACCGACGTCGAGGACCTCATCCAGGGCATGCCGGCGAACGACGACACCGGCATGGCGGCCGGCGAACTCGCTACGCGCGGCTTCAAGCCGCTGCGCCACAACGACTACAAGGTGCCGCTCGCGCGGAATCTCGTCCGGCGCGCGGTGCGAGGAGACATGGCCTAA
- a CDS encoding 2Fe-2S iron-sulfur cluster-binding protein: MSDAEITTETPTGHSRRTFIKGVIATGAVVSSSSHLFRARSLSASAAVRASMPRMISLNVNGVSRSVDVMPQETLAMTLRYKLGLTGTKLGCDRAECGACTVLIDGVSHYACSMLTNAVRDRSVTSIEGLESADGTLHPVQQAVIDEGGFQCAFCAPGFIMSMVALTNENPEPTREEAAEALSGNLCRCGDYNKILNSAMRAAEYARRMV, translated from the coding sequence ATGAGTGACGCCGAGATCACGACCGAGACCCCAACCGGTCATTCCCGCAGGACGTTCATCAAGGGGGTCATCGCGACCGGCGCGGTGGTCTCCTCCTCCAGCCACCTCTTCCGGGCCCGGAGCCTGTCGGCCAGCGCGGCCGTGCGGGCGTCGATGCCCCGCATGATCTCGCTGAACGTGAACGGGGTGTCGCGTTCGGTCGATGTCATGCCGCAGGAGACGCTGGCCATGACGCTCCGCTACAAGCTGGGGCTCACAGGCACGAAGCTCGGGTGCGACCGCGCGGAGTGCGGCGCCTGCACGGTGCTCATCGACGGGGTCTCGCACTACGCGTGCTCGATGCTGACGAACGCGGTGCGCGACCGGTCGGTGACGTCGATCGAGGGGCTCGAGAGCGCGGACGGCACGCTGCACCCGGTGCAGCAGGCGGTGATCGACGAGGGCGGCTTCCAGTGCGCCTTCTGCGCGCCCGGCTTCATCATGAGCATGGTCGCGCTCACGAACGAGAATCCGGAGCCCACGCGCGAGGAGGCGGCCGAGGCCCTCTCCGGCAACCTCTGCCGCTGCGGGGACTACAACAAAATCCTGAACTCCGCCATGCGTGCCGCCGAGTACGCGCGGCGCATGGTGTGA
- a CDS encoding cytochrome b/b6 domain-containing protein gives MEILRTAPNPWGQEVLVGVAWDLLWAAAIAGFLFVVGHHLYVWIMAPKAPKTAPEAAPDVPERVERHSQASRTFHWLMAATMLTLLVTAFFPVIGVQFAWVTIHWIAGIVLTLLIIWHIIHASTKQDFWSVWTGAKEIGQAFQAAGKFLRRQPAKEERSGKYPLDQRAYHNAVTLVSLGVIVTGILMMFGVDTWFWASNPYFLSDSTWGLVFVLHGLCGVGLVTMVIAHVYFAIRPEKRWMTRSMIKGWITREEYLEHYDPDLWKLGTEPAGAEMAGGSASSADADGVVPA, from the coding sequence ATGGAGATCCTCAGAACGGCGCCGAATCCCTGGGGCCAGGAGGTACTCGTCGGCGTCGCCTGGGATCTGCTCTGGGCCGCCGCCATCGCCGGTTTCCTGTTCGTGGTCGGGCACCATCTGTACGTCTGGATCATGGCGCCCAAGGCTCCGAAGACCGCGCCGGAGGCGGCGCCCGACGTGCCCGAGCGGGTCGAGCGCCACTCACAGGCGTCCCGGACCTTCCACTGGCTCATGGCGGCGACGATGCTCACGCTGCTGGTCACGGCGTTCTTCCCCGTGATCGGCGTCCAGTTCGCCTGGGTCACGATTCACTGGATCGCGGGGATCGTCCTGACGCTCCTCATCATCTGGCACATCATCCACGCCTCGACGAAGCAGGATTTCTGGTCCGTGTGGACCGGGGCGAAGGAGATCGGACAGGCGTTCCAGGCGGCCGGGAAGTTCCTGCGCCGCCAGCCGGCCAAGGAGGAGCGGTCCGGAAAATACCCGCTCGACCAGCGGGCCTACCACAACGCCGTGACGCTCGTCTCGCTCGGGGTCATCGTCACGGGAATCCTCATGATGTTCGGGGTCGACACCTGGTTCTGGGCGAGCAATCCGTATTTCCTCTCCGACTCCACGTGGGGGCTCGTGTTCGTCCTGCACGGGCTGTGCGGCGTCGGGCTCGTCACGATGGTCATCGCCCACGTCTACTTCGCCATCCGGCCCGAGAAGCGCTGGATGACCCGCTCCATGATCAAGGGCTGGATCACGCGCGAGGAGTACCTCGAGCACTATGATCCCGACCTCTGGAAGCTGGGGACGGAGCCGGCCGGGGCCGAGATGGCGGGGGGGAGCGCGTCGTCCGCGGACGCCGACGGGGTCGTGCCCGCTTGA
- a CDS encoding xanthine dehydrogenase family protein molybdopterin-binding subunit, with product MALIGQDISPPDLRAKVTGRARYAEDFRAEGMVFAKLLLSPMPHARVRSLDASRALAMPGVLGILRASEVNQPDAPGEAALTDEPKYVGEPILALAAVDETTAADAIELIDIDLEPLPFAIDPLDSLRPGGPDARVEGNVRRFGEDGPEWVSLKWPQAEFDAAEAENRLPMGDPTDEWSHGDLDAAFADADYVLEDTIVHQSLTHHPMEPRSSMAYWEDGRCYLYGSTQSTQRTHQALAGQLGLEPEDVVFVGQYCGGGFGSKIAGATIYQVTALLARKIQRPVMMRINRYEENYIGRARPGFQAWTKMGFRSDGKITGIDLYIIQDHGPYGRSGDYNTAGAVTDLMYQPDAMRFRGLTLYTNTPPRAAQRAPGGAQIVAMLEPLVDKAARELGIDRVDIRKINAPTHDSEFGPGRATTTSAFVREAIDVGAEQFDWAGKQALSGQRNGTKVTGVGVGLSPYVGGSSGFDGLLLIRPDGKLYIHQGIGNLGTHSMADTARAAADELGLEWDDCAVIWGDSSQHHPYSSVQAGSQTIHAHTRANYAAALDMKRKLQEVAAAALGGAASGYRVEGARVTGPGGSMSFAQAAERAIAMGGEYSGQELPEDINDYTRGSATQLAGQGLMGVARDNFSHEGSTWSWVVGFAVVELDTETGDVVLVDYTGSADCGVVVHPRSLAAQIHGGSVQGFGQARSQKWVYDPKWGVPFAHRLYTARPPGILDVPLSMDWAAAGEPDPQTPIGAKGIGEPPVGAGSAAVTSAIADALGGRCLCRIPLTTDVILAELEGRAQPHALTEIHS from the coding sequence ATGGCGCTAATCGGACAGGACATTTCGCCGCCGGATCTGCGCGCGAAAGTCACGGGACGAGCCAGGTACGCGGAGGACTTCAGGGCCGAAGGCATGGTCTTCGCGAAGCTCCTCCTCAGCCCCATGCCGCACGCCCGCGTGCGCAGCCTGGACGCGAGCCGCGCGCTCGCCATGCCCGGCGTGCTCGGGATCCTGCGGGCGAGCGAGGTCAACCAGCCCGACGCACCGGGCGAGGCCGCGCTCACGGATGAGCCGAAGTACGTGGGCGAGCCCATCCTGGCGCTGGCGGCGGTCGACGAGACGACGGCGGCGGACGCCATCGAGCTGATCGACATCGACCTCGAGCCGCTCCCGTTCGCGATCGACCCGCTCGACAGCCTGCGGCCAGGCGGACCGGACGCCCGGGTTGAAGGCAACGTCAGACGCTTCGGCGAGGACGGGCCGGAATGGGTGTCCCTGAAGTGGCCGCAGGCGGAGTTCGACGCGGCGGAGGCCGAGAATCGGCTGCCGATGGGCGATCCGACGGACGAGTGGTCGCACGGAGACCTCGACGCGGCGTTCGCCGACGCGGACTACGTGCTCGAGGACACCATCGTGCACCAGTCGCTCACCCACCACCCGATGGAGCCGCGCAGCTCCATGGCGTACTGGGAGGACGGGCGCTGCTACCTGTACGGATCCACGCAGAGCACCCAGCGCACCCACCAGGCGCTGGCGGGGCAGCTGGGCCTCGAGCCGGAGGACGTCGTATTCGTGGGCCAGTACTGCGGCGGCGGCTTCGGCTCCAAGATCGCCGGCGCCACGATCTACCAGGTCACCGCGCTCCTCGCGAGGAAGATCCAGCGACCGGTGATGATGCGGATCAACCGTTACGAGGAGAACTACATCGGGCGTGCGCGTCCCGGCTTCCAGGCCTGGACGAAGATGGGCTTCCGCAGCGACGGGAAGATCACGGGGATCGACCTCTACATCATCCAGGACCACGGGCCGTACGGACGGTCGGGCGACTACAACACCGCGGGCGCGGTGACGGACCTCATGTACCAGCCCGACGCGATGCGCTTCCGCGGCCTCACGCTCTACACGAACACGCCGCCGCGGGCGGCGCAGCGGGCGCCGGGCGGCGCGCAGATCGTCGCCATGCTGGAGCCGCTCGTCGACAAGGCGGCGCGCGAACTTGGGATCGACCGGGTGGATATCCGGAAGATCAACGCCCCCACGCACGACTCGGAGTTCGGGCCGGGGCGGGCCACGACGACGAGCGCCTTCGTGCGCGAGGCGATCGACGTGGGCGCGGAACAGTTCGACTGGGCTGGCAAGCAGGCGCTCAGCGGACAGCGGAACGGGACGAAGGTCACGGGGGTCGGGGTCGGGCTGAGCCCGTACGTCGGCGGTTCGTCGGGGTTCGACGGGCTCCTCCTCATCCGCCCGGACGGGAAGCTCTACATCCACCAGGGGATCGGGAACCTCGGTACGCACTCGATGGCGGACACGGCCCGGGCCGCGGCGGATGAACTCGGCCTCGAGTGGGACGACTGCGCGGTCATCTGGGGCGACAGCTCGCAGCACCACCCGTACAGCTCGGTGCAGGCGGGGAGCCAGACGATCCACGCGCACACGCGCGCCAACTACGCCGCCGCACTCGACATGAAGCGGAAGCTGCAGGAGGTCGCGGCCGCCGCGCTGGGCGGCGCGGCGAGCGGCTACCGGGTCGAGGGCGCCCGCGTGACCGGACCGGGAGGCTCGATGAGCTTCGCGCAGGCCGCGGAGCGCGCCATCGCCATGGGCGGCGAGTACTCCGGCCAGGAGTTGCCGGAGGACATCAACGACTACACCCGGGGGTCCGCCACTCAGCTGGCGGGCCAGGGCCTGATGGGCGTCGCGCGGGACAACTTCTCGCACGAGGGCTCGACGTGGTCGTGGGTCGTGGGCTTCGCGGTCGTCGAACTCGATACCGAGACCGGCGACGTGGTACTCGTCGACTACACGGGCTCCGCCGACTGCGGGGTCGTCGTGCACCCGCGCAGCCTCGCGGCGCAGATCCACGGCGGCAGCGTGCAGGGCTTCGGCCAGGCGCGCAGCCAGAAGTGGGTGTACGACCCGAAGTGGGGCGTGCCGTTCGCCCACCGACTCTATACCGCGAGACCTCCCGGCATCCTCGACGTGCCGCTCAGCATGGACTGGGCGGCGGCGGGCGAGCCGGACCCGCAGACGCCGATCGGCGCCAAGGGAATCGGGGAGCCCCCGGTCGGAGCCGGATCCGCGGCGGTCACCTCCGCGATCGCGGACGCGCTCGGCGGGCGCTGCCTGTGCCGGATCCCGCTGACGACGGACGTGATCCTGGCCGAGCTCGAGGGCCGGGCGCAGCCGCACGCACTCACCGAGATCCACAGCTAG
- the polA gene encoding DNA polymerase I has translation MVKPPQSAGPSLFLLDGYALIYRAFFAMINRPLTTSSGENTSAPYGIARFLMRLIADHAPDYLGVAFDAGDSFRTDIYPEYKATREKMPDELRASLPRCREIFAAFRVPVIEADGWEADDVIGTLAQQAAGQGLRTVIVSGDKDFHQLVDERTALLNPGRGGPAGVDQVWVTPANAEERFGVPPERVTDFLALLGDSSDNVPGVPGIGKKIAPALIREFGDLESILARVEEITAARARNALLKHAEDARRSRRLVTIRTDAPVSLDLEGLRSRPLDAGKAASVFRDLEFHNLLRELEAPATEAERFAAEVVVVADADRLAAVLAECSRAARIGLFVAGSSEDPLAADLVGLALAASEERAFYLPLGHRAPEVQHDAAGNPTLAFDAGEPVGLPELMSSDMRGLRDLLASDTPKLGHDLKYAAQLLRRHEVELGGLDDDGAFDTQISSYCLDPARRDRALATLAPDRLGVGLETGDAITGTGRNRLPLASIEPERVAEWAGPRAALLHRLAKVDEADLVRTGMGRLFREVEMPLVTVLASMERAGIAIDLDFFDDLQGRLRGDLDAVRSEIHKIAGTEVNLRSVPQMRELLFDRLALPVLKKTKTGPSTDESVLEQLATMGHELPRLILEHRELDKLDGTYVSVLPRLIDDRGRIHTRFNQTIAATGRLSSSDPNLQNIPIRRALGREIRKGFVAAPGHLFTGADYSQIELRVMAHLSGDEAFVEAFRAERDIHRETAARIFGVEPDDVTPTMREQAKTINFATIYGQGPFALAQQLGISRGQASEFIAGYFERFAGVAAYLEEMKELARERNYVETLFGRRRYIPEIRSRNPGIRGYGERTATNSPIQGSAADLIKVSMIRLHERLAGTGSRMLLQVHDELLIEAPESDVESIGRVVREEMEGAIELTVPLRVDLGIGRSWYDCKFGKGP, from the coding sequence GTGGTGAAACCCCCGCAGTCCGCCGGTCCGTCGCTGTTCCTGCTCGACGGCTACGCGCTCATCTACCGCGCGTTCTTCGCCATGATCAACCGCCCGCTCACCACCTCGAGCGGCGAAAACACGTCCGCCCCCTACGGCATCGCCCGCTTCCTCATGCGGCTGATCGCCGATCACGCCCCCGACTATCTCGGCGTCGCGTTCGATGCCGGCGACAGCTTCCGCACCGACATCTACCCGGAGTACAAGGCCACGCGGGAGAAGATGCCCGACGAACTCCGGGCATCCCTCCCCCGCTGCCGGGAGATCTTCGCCGCCTTTCGGGTGCCCGTCATCGAGGCGGACGGGTGGGAGGCGGACGACGTGATCGGGACCCTCGCGCAGCAAGCCGCGGGCCAGGGTCTGCGCACCGTCATCGTCTCCGGAGACAAGGACTTCCACCAGCTCGTGGACGAACGCACCGCGTTGCTCAATCCGGGCCGCGGCGGACCCGCCGGAGTCGACCAGGTGTGGGTGACGCCCGCCAACGCCGAGGAACGGTTCGGCGTGCCCCCGGAGCGCGTGACCGATTTCCTCGCGCTGCTAGGCGACTCGTCCGACAACGTCCCCGGCGTCCCCGGCATCGGAAAGAAGATCGCGCCCGCCCTCATCCGGGAGTTCGGCGATCTGGAGTCCATCCTGGCGCGGGTGGAGGAAATCACGGCGGCTCGGGCTCGAAACGCGCTTCTCAAGCACGCCGAGGACGCTCGGCGCTCCCGGCGGTTGGTGACGATCCGCACCGACGCGCCCGTGAGCCTCGATCTGGAGGGCCTCCGGTCGCGACCGCTCGACGCCGGGAAAGCCGCGTCCGTATTCCGCGACCTGGAGTTCCACAACCTGCTGAGGGAGCTGGAGGCTCCGGCGACCGAGGCCGAGCGCTTCGCCGCGGAGGTGGTCGTGGTGGCCGACGCCGATCGGCTGGCCGCCGTGCTGGCCGAGTGCTCCCGAGCTGCGCGCATCGGACTCTTCGTCGCGGGCAGCTCCGAAGATCCGCTCGCCGCGGACCTCGTCGGCCTCGCGCTCGCCGCCTCCGAGGAGCGCGCCTTCTACCTGCCCCTTGGGCACCGGGCCCCGGAAGTCCAGCACGACGCGGCGGGGAACCCCACGCTCGCCTTCGATGCGGGAGAGCCCGTGGGCCTGCCGGAGCTGATGTCGTCCGACATGCGAGGCCTGCGCGACCTGCTGGCCTCGGACACGCCGAAACTCGGGCACGATCTCAAGTACGCCGCCCAACTCCTGCGCCGGCACGAGGTCGAGTTGGGGGGCCTCGACGACGACGGTGCGTTCGACACGCAGATCTCCTCCTACTGTCTGGATCCGGCCCGTCGCGACCGCGCCCTCGCCACCCTCGCACCCGACCGGCTCGGCGTCGGCCTCGAGACGGGCGACGCCATCACGGGCACCGGACGGAACCGTCTTCCGCTGGCATCGATCGAGCCCGAGCGGGTCGCCGAGTGGGCCGGGCCGCGCGCCGCCCTCCTGCACCGGCTCGCGAAGGTCGACGAGGCCGACCTCGTCCGCACGGGCATGGGCCGCCTCTTCCGCGAGGTGGAGATGCCGCTCGTCACGGTGCTCGCGAGCATGGAGCGGGCCGGCATTGCGATCGACCTCGACTTCTTCGACGATTTGCAGGGGCGTCTGCGCGGCGATCTCGACGCCGTGCGCTCGGAGATCCACAAGATCGCCGGGACCGAGGTCAACCTCCGTTCCGTCCCGCAGATGCGGGAGCTGCTCTTCGACCGGCTCGCGCTGCCCGTCCTCAAGAAGACGAAGACCGGCCCCTCAACGGACGAGTCCGTGCTCGAGCAACTGGCGACCATGGGCCACGAACTCCCCCGCCTCATCCTCGAACACCGGGAGCTCGACAAGCTGGACGGCACGTACGTGAGCGTGCTCCCGCGGCTCATTGACGACCGGGGACGCATCCACACGCGCTTCAACCAGACCATCGCCGCGACCGGCCGACTCTCCTCCTCGGATCCGAACCTCCAGAACATTCCGATCCGGCGGGCGCTGGGACGCGAGATCCGGAAGGGGTTCGTCGCCGCACCGGGCCACCTGTTCACGGGAGCGGACTACTCGCAGATCGAACTCCGCGTCATGGCCCATCTCTCCGGGGACGAGGCGTTCGTGGAAGCGTTCCGCGCGGAGCGCGACATCCACCGCGAGACCGCGGCCCGGATCTTCGGGGTCGAGCCGGATGACGTCACGCCGACCATGCGCGAGCAGGCGAAGACGATCAACTTCGCGACCATCTACGGCCAGGGCCCGTTCGCGCTCGCGCAGCAGCTCGGCATCTCGCGGGGGCAGGCGAGCGAGTTCATCGCCGGATACTTCGAGAGGTTCGCGGGCGTCGCGGCGTACCTCGAGGAGATGAAGGAGTTGGCGCGGGAGCGGAACTACGTCGAGACGCTGTTCGGGCGCCGCCGCTACATCCCCGAGATCCGGTCGAGGAACCCCGGGATCCGCGGCTACGGCGAGCGGACCGCGACGAACTCCCCGATCCAGGGATCGGCGGCGGACCTCATCAAGGTGTCGATGATCCGGCTGCACGAACGTCTCGCGGGGACCGGGTCCCGCATGCTGCTCCAGGTGCACGACGAGTTGCTCATCGAGGCCCCGGAGTCCGATGTTGAATCGATCGGCCGGGTCGTGCGCGAGGAGATGGAGGGGGCCATCGAGCTGACCGTCCCCCTGCGCGTCGATCTCGGGATCGGCCGCAGCTGGTACGACTGCAAATTCGGGAAGGGACCGTGA
- a CDS encoding spondin domain-containing protein, protein MIPTVAECRQAWLRPVVGAVALAAMAGCGGAGTDPGPGPEPQPPPPPPPVAATTATYRVVFDATWSASTHPTNFPGGAHFSPLIGAVHKAGVTFWARDGIATPGIESMAETGGTSTLTAEIQAEIPGDALAVVNGSGIRSPGSTTIQAIALREEFPLVTLVTMIAPSPDWFVGVSGLSLRDDEGNWIEELEVVLYPYDAGTDSGPVYTSANDDTQPKEPIRSLRGESPFSDEPIGTFTFTRTDG, encoded by the coding sequence ATGATTCCCACGGTTGCGGAGTGTCGACAGGCGTGGCTTCGGCCAGTGGTGGGCGCGGTCGCTCTCGCCGCGATGGCGGGGTGCGGGGGTGCCGGGACCGATCCCGGACCGGGCCCGGAGCCTCAACCGCCACCACCGCCGCCCCCGGTCGCGGCGACCACGGCGACGTACCGCGTGGTCTTCGATGCGACGTGGAGCGCGTCGACGCACCCGACGAACTTTCCGGGCGGGGCCCACTTCTCACCGCTCATCGGCGCCGTGCACAAGGCCGGTGTGACCTTCTGGGCCCGGGACGGCATAGCCACGCCGGGGATCGAGAGCATGGCCGAAACGGGCGGCACCTCCACGCTCACCGCGGAGATCCAGGCCGAAATCCCGGGAGACGCGCTGGCGGTCGTCAACGGCTCCGGGATCCGCAGCCCCGGGAGCACGACGATTCAGGCGATCGCGCTGCGGGAGGAGTTTCCGCTCGTCACCCTCGTCACGATGATCGCCCCGAGCCCGGACTGGTTCGTGGGCGTGTCGGGACTCTCGCTACGGGACGACGAGGGAAACTGGATCGAGGAACTCGAGGTCGTCCTCTATCCCTACGACGCGGGGACGGACAGCGGCCCGGTGTACACTTCCGCCAACGACGACACCCAGCCGAAGGAACCGATCCGCAGTCTGCGGGGCGAGAGCCCCTTCTCGGACGAGCCCATCGGCACCTTCACCTTCACGCGCACGGACGGCTAA
- a CDS encoding NAD-dependent epimerase/dehydratase family protein: MKTSARAGGALGVLGAFGSAACAGSEGGPLRILILGGTRFIGPHQVKYALDRGHEVSIFTRGQTEPPFYQDYFARVEHLIGDRTSDLSALEGREWDAVIDNSASYPSWVASTTELLRDQVDRYLFVSSISAYADFAQVGIDEDYHVGQLSPDEAEDDGGYGPRKARCEQYARDAFGENAINVRPGLIVGPGDNTDRWTYWPVRVDRGGEVLAPNTPADPVQNVDARDLSEWIVRLVEGPGNGGTYNATGEVQQFGAMLEEIRAALGSNATFTWVSTEFMQEHEVAPWGHMTNWTPPEGETVGMNQVSVAAAVQAGLTFRPLADTARDTVEWWNSLPEDRRAEPRAGLPAEMEAEVLAAWHAGA, from the coding sequence ATGAAGACATCCGCCCGGGCCGGCGGGGCGCTCGGCGTACTCGGCGCCTTCGGGTCGGCCGCCTGCGCGGGGAGCGAGGGCGGCCCGCTCCGCATCCTCATCCTCGGCGGCACCCGCTTCATCGGTCCGCACCAGGTCAAGTACGCGCTCGACCGGGGCCACGAGGTGTCGATCTTCACGCGCGGGCAGACCGAGCCGCCCTTCTACCAGGACTACTTCGCGCGCGTGGAGCACCTGATCGGCGACCGGACGAGCGATCTGTCGGCCCTCGAGGGCCGGGAGTGGGATGCGGTGATCGACAACTCCGCCTCCTACCCGAGCTGGGTCGCATCGACGACCGAGCTCCTGCGCGACCAGGTCGACCGCTACCTCTTCGTCTCCTCCATCTCCGCCTACGCGGACTTCGCCCAGGTCGGGATCGACGAGGACTATCACGTCGGCCAGTTGTCGCCCGACGAGGCCGAGGACGACGGAGGCTACGGGCCCAGGAAGGCGCGCTGCGAGCAGTACGCGCGCGACGCCTTCGGCGAGAACGCGATCAATGTGCGCCCGGGGCTCATCGTCGGGCCCGGCGATAACACGGACCGCTGGACGTATTGGCCGGTCCGCGTCGACCGCGGAGGGGAGGTGCTCGCCCCCAACACCCCCGCCGACCCGGTGCAGAACGTTGACGCGCGCGACCTCTCCGAGTGGATCGTGCGCCTCGTCGAGGGCCCCGGGAACGGAGGCACGTACAACGCCACGGGCGAGGTGCAGCAGTTCGGCGCCATGCTGGAGGAGATCCGCGCCGCGCTCGGCTCCAACGCCACGTTCACCTGGGTGTCGACCGAGTTCATGCAGGAGCACGAGGTGGCGCCCTGGGGCCACATGACGAACTGGACGCCGCCCGAAGGGGAAACGGTCGGCATGAACCAGGTTTCCGTCGCTGCCGCCGTGCAGGCCGGGCTCACCTTCCGCCCGCTCGCCGACACCGCCCGCGACACGGTCGAGTGGTGGAACTCGCTCCCCGAGGATCGCCGCGCCGAACCCCGGGCCGGCCTCCCCGCCGAGATGGAAGCCGAGGTCCTCGCCGCCTGGCACGCCGGCGCCTGA
- a CDS encoding serine hydrolase domain-containing protein — MNAARTVLIAWTLCVLTCALACAPPPTPDSSVPEGAADGSPQAIVESSLLPTFTVRGEPVVRSSLADRMAELGVPGVSVAVLVDGEIAWARGYGLADVESGRPVTPNTLFQAASISKPVAALAALRLVESGRVDLDGDVNAHLTSWQVPDNEFTEQAPVTLRGLLTHRAGLTVWGFPGYGPAEEAPDGPGVLDGRGNTDPVRVYKAPGESWRYSGGGYTVMQQLVADVRGAPFAEVMREEVLDPIGMTRSTYEQPIPPERQDDIATGYRPNGDRVPGGWHTYPEQAAAGLWTTPSELALYAREMQRAWKGESTRVLGEALAREMLTPDADDWGLGPAISEDGERFRHGGSNQGFRCTFAAYIDGDDGVFVMTNSDSGSELAAEIAITVADAYGWSGPRAAERAPGEEGTGAGTEAGTERE, encoded by the coding sequence GTGAACGCAGCCCGGACCGTCCTCATCGCCTGGACATTGTGTGTGCTCACGTGTGCGCTCGCGTGCGCGCCGCCGCCCACGCCCGACAGTTCCGTGCCGGAAGGGGCTGCGGACGGCTCCCCCCAGGCGATCGTGGAGTCCTCGCTGCTGCCCACCTTCACGGTTCGGGGCGAGCCGGTCGTGCGGTCCTCGCTCGCCGACCGCATGGCCGAACTGGGTGTGCCCGGCGTGAGCGTCGCCGTCCTGGTCGACGGCGAGATCGCCTGGGCTCGCGGCTACGGGCTCGCCGACGTCGAATCGGGCCGCCCCGTGACGCCGAACACGCTCTTCCAGGCGGCCTCCATCTCCAAGCCCGTGGCCGCGCTCGCCGCGCTGCGGCTTGTCGAATCGGGCCGCGTTGACCTCGATGGCGACGTCAACGCCCACCTCACGAGCTGGCAGGTGCCCGACAACGAGTTCACGGAGCAGGCGCCCGTCACCCTGCGGGGGCTCCTCACGCACCGGGCCGGCCTCACCGTGTGGGGCTTCCCGGGCTACGGGCCGGCCGAGGAGGCGCCGGACGGGCCGGGCGTCCTCGACGGGCGCGGCAACACGGACCCCGTGCGCGTCTACAAGGCGCCGGGGGAGAGCTGGCGCTACTCCGGGGGCGGCTACACCGTGATGCAGCAACTCGTGGCGGACGTCCGCGGCGCACCGTTCGCCGAGGTCATGCGCGAGGAGGTGCTCGACCCGATCGGCATGACGCGCTCGACGTACGAGCAGCCGATTCCCCCCGAGCGCCAGGACGACATCGCGACGGGCTACCGGCCGAACGGCGACCGGGTTCCCGGCGGGTGGCATACTTATCCGGAACAGGCGGCCGCCGGACTGTGGACGACGCCGAGCGAACTCGCGCTCTACGCCCGGGAGATGCAGCGTGCCTGGAAGGGCGAGTCGACCCGCGTGCTGGGAGAAGCGCTCGCGCGAGAGATGCTGACGCCCGACGCCGACGACTGGGGACTGGGCCCGGCGATCTCGGAGGATGGCGAACGCTTTCGGCACGGCGGCTCGAACCAGGGCTTCCGCTGCACGTTCGCGGCGTACATCGACGGCGACGACGGCGTCTTCGTGATGACGAACTCCGACTCGGGGAGCGAGCTCGCGGCGGAGATCGCGATCACGGTGGCGGACGCATACGGCTGGTCCGGACCCCGCGCCGCAGAGAGGGCGCCGGGCGAGGAAGGCACAGGAGCAGGCACAGAAGCAGGCACAGAAAGGGAGTAG